The sequence GTTCAGGTCGTGGTCTATTGCGGAGCGGGCTGCAAATTCGCTCGGGGTGAGCCCGTCGAGGTTCGTGTGCGGTCGGTTCAGGTTGCAGTCGATCCTCCACTCCTCGATGATCTCACGACCGTGGCGATAGCTGGTGAAGAGATGCTCGTTCAAGCACTTGTCCCTCAGCTGCCCATTGAAGCTTTCGACAAGCCGTTCTGCATCGGCTTTCCAGGTGCGATGTAGTGCCATTCGACGTCACGACCCTGCGGCCACTTCAGCATCGCATTGGCGGTGAGTTCGGTGCCGTTGTTGCTACCCACCAGCAAGTTATAGCCACGGCGTTCTGCGATGGCATCAAGCTCCCTGGCAACGCGATGACCCGAGATCGAGTTGTCGACGCCGGTCGCCAGGTACTCCCGGCTGAAGTCGTCGATGACACACACGATGCGGAAGCAGCGTCCATCGACCAGAGTGTCGGACACGAAGTCGAGGCTCCAACGTTGGTTGGGATCCTGCGGGATCGTCATCGGGCAGGCGCGCCCAAGGCCAGCTTGCGGTCGCCGCGTTTGCGCACGGTCAGCCGTTCCTCGCGATAGGGGCGGTAGAGCTTCTTCCACTTCACCTCGGCGCCTTCACGCTTCAGCTGGATGTGCAGGCGGCGGTAACCGAAGCGCCGGCGTTGTCACACCAGCTCTCTCAGCCGCTTGCGCAACTCAGCATCGTCCGGCCGTGCCGATCGATAGCGATAGACCCGAGGATCGATACCCACCAGACCGCATGCACGGCGCTGGGAGTAGCCTTGATGTTTGATAGCCTAGCTCACGGCGCTCCTCCTCGAGCCGGGTGCCAGGAGTTTTTCCGAGCATCTCGCGGAGCGTCGAGGCATAGATCGTCGACTCCGCCAGAAGCTTCTTCAGCTTCGCGTTCTCCTCCTCCAGCGCTTTCAGCCGCTTGGCCTCCGACACTTCCATGCCGCCATACTTCGAGCGCCACTTGTAGAAGGTCGCTTCGCTGACGCCGTATTTGCGGCACAGATCGGCGGTCGACATGCCCGCCTGATGCTCCTTAAAAATGCCGATGGTCGGCTTATCGGAAAACCTGGATCATTTCATCGCCTGCCTCCTTATTCGGGGTGCAGGCTAGCTTCAAAGCGGGGACAATTCAGGGGAGCCGGTCAGAACGAATGCATGCCCCCTTGGCAACGGTCGTCAAACCTTTGCGAGAACATTGTCGAGCGAGCTTTCAAGCAGCTGGAATATTGCGTCGATATCTTCGTTACGCGAAATGAATGGCGGTGCGAGTACGATCGAAGCTCCCAGCGGGCGAACGATAAGGCCGTTCCGAAGCGCCTCGTTGGCAAGTCGCTCGGAGACTTGAAGATCGGCGGGAAGCGGTGTCTTCAATGCCTTGTCGGCGACCAGTTCGAGCGCGCCCATAAGGCCGATGCCGCGTGCTTCGCCAATGTTCGGATGTTTTGCGAGGCGCGCCAGATGTGCGTTGAATTGGGGGGCAACCCGCCGGACATTGTCCAGAAGTCCGCCATTTCGAATGAGATCGATGGCCTTCAGTGCAACCGCGCAACCAACCGGGTGTGCGCCTGCGGTGAAGCCATGGGGAAACTCCTCGATGGTCCGGGAGACGTCCATGATGTCGTCGGCAAGCGGCCCCGACAGCAGGATCGCTCCCATCGGAAAATAGCCGGCGGTGATGCATTTGGAGGCGATGATCGCGTCAGGTTCCATCCGGTAGGTGTCTGATCCCCACATTTCCCCAGTGCGGCCGAAGCCGCAAATGACTTCGTCGGCTATAAGCGGGATGTCGTACTTGCGCAGGATTGGGCGAATGGCTTCGAAGTAACCCTTTGACGGCGGGATGACGCCGCCGGCTCCCATCACGGGTTCGGCAAAGAAGCCGGCAATCGTATCCGGGCCTTCCCGATGAATAAGATCTTCCAGGTTGCGTGCCATGCGCGCGGTGAAGTCGCCCTCGCTCTCGCCCGCTTCGCCATAACGCCAGTAATGGGGGCAGTCGGCGTGAAGAAAGTCCGGCAGCGGTAGGCCGAAATGGCCGTTATAGGCTTTGCCGGTCATGGAGGCCGTCGCGACGGTGACACCATGATAGGAATTGACGCGCGTGACGATCTTGCGCCGCTCCGGCTTGCCCCGGGCCCTGTTCAGCATCCACAGCATCTTGACCATTGTGTCGTTGGCTTCGGAACCGGAGTTGGTGAAGTAGACCTTGCCGCGGTCGAACGGAGAGACCTCGATCAGTTTGTCGGCCAGGGCGACGGCAGGCTCGGGGACACGGCCAAAAAAGGCGTGATAGGTGGGAAACTTCCGGGTCTGGGCGACCATCGTTTCGATAAGCTCCGGATGGTCGAAGCCCGCGACGGCATTCCAGAGGCCTGAATTGGCATCGAGATAGCGCTTTCCGGTGGTGTCCTGCACATAGATGCCTTCGCCTTGGGTAACGACGACGGGGCCGTTTTTCTCAAGGGTGGCAAGATCTGTGAACCCGTGCAGGAAACGGGAAGACGCCGTGTTGTTGAAGGGGATCGTCATGTCTTGTTCCAGATGGTCTTGTTGGTGGAGCTTGGTGTTCAGGGCGCCGTCGTTTCGCTGATGATGCATAGCAACCGGCTGGAAGCGGAAAGGGAAAGTCCCGCCTCCGCGCTTCCAAGCAGGCCCGCGACGCCGGCTGCCCCCGACGGGGTGGTGGCAAGCCCGGCGCCGGCGACCATCCTGACCGCGGCTTCGGCTTCTTCGTCGCTGATCGTCGCGAAATAGTCCGCTTCCCTGGCCAGGAGCCGCAGTGCGGTCAGCGACGGTTCCTTGCAGTCCAGCCGGCCCATGTTGGAGACTGGGCCCTCGAAGACGACGGAGCGCCCCGTCTCCACGCTGGTTTTCAGACAGGCCGCCCGATCCGGTTCCACGACAACGACGCAGACGCTGTTTCCCCAGATGGCCCGGGTCTTGGCGGCAAGGGCACAGGCAAGTCCGCCGACTCCGGCCTGCAGGAATATGTGGGTGGGGGCTTCCGTCAGGGCTGCGGCAGCCTCTTCCAGCATGATGGCATAACCCTGCATGATGAAGCGGGGCAGATCGGTGTAGCCGGGCCAGGTGGTGTCCGACAGCAGGATGCCCTCTCCACGGTCCGCCGCTTCGCGGGCCGCTGCAAGGCTGTCGTAATAGGTCGAGCTTGTGCGATCGACCTCCGCGCCGAGGGATTCCAGCCTGCGGCGGAAACTCTCCGGAACCGTTTCGTTGAGAAAAATTCTGGCCTTGGCTCCGAATTGCCGCGCGCCGGCGGCAACGGCAATGCCGTGATTTCCCGCGCTGGCAGTCAGGAAGGTCATGCCTGCGGCAATGAACCTTGCGGGAGCCTGGTGCAACTCCCGGGCACCGGCGATCCCCTCAAGGCCTGCCGCCTTCATAATGACGCGGGCGACGGCATAGGCCCCGCCAAGCGCCTTGAAGCTACCGAGGTCGAGCCGAACCGTTTCGTTCTTCAGCCAGACGGTACCAACGCCCGCAGCCGCAGCCAATTGCGGGGCGGATATGAGCGGCGTTGCGCTAAAACCGTCCCAAGCTGAAAAGACCGCGCGCGGCAACGTGGTGTCGATGACGACATCGCCGGCGGTGAGGGCGTCTTCGCCGCCAAGTCCTTGTCCGCGCAATGGATTTTTGAAAACCTGCATGGGAGCTTCTCCGTGTATTGACGGTATCAATAGATATAAAAAAACCAAAAATAAAGGAAAATATTTGACATAGTGGTTTTTGTAGCTAATCCTTCAGGGGCATTCCATCACAAGGCACTCACATGCACCCTGGAAATCACCCGTTCTGGCTCTGTCAGGAAGACAGGCGCTTTTCTTATTGTTTTTATGTCTCCGAGACACAGCCCGCGCAGGGCTTGCGGCCGCTTATCGTCGCCATACACGGGTCTTACCGGGTGGCCGAAAGCTATCGGGATGCCTTCGTCGCGTTGGCCGACAAGCTGGGCGCCGTCGTACTGGCTCCGCTTTTCCCATGCGGGATCGAAGGGCCGGACGATACGGAAAGCTACAAATTCTGTGTCACGCCCAAGACGCGCTTCGACCTGGTCCTTCTTGCCATGGTCGATGAACTGAACAGCCGGATGCAAGGGACACTTGCCGTGGATCGCTTCGCCTTGTTCGGCTATTCCGGCGGCGGCCAATTTGCTCACCGCTTTGCCTATCTGCATGCACAGCGTCTTGCCGCGCTCAGCATCGGGGCGCCCGGCAAGGTTACCTTGATGGACGACACGCTGCCGTGGTGGCGCGGACTTGCCGGGCTGGAAGCCTTGGCCGGCCAGCCTCTTGCATTGGAGTATCTTCGGAAACTGCCTGTGCAGCTCGTGATCGGGGATGCAGACGATCAGGAAACGGATGTCGCAACGGCGCCGGGTTCGCCGCATTGGATGGAGGGCATCAACGAGGCCGGCCTCAATCGTCTTGCCCTGATGGACAGCCTGCGCGCCAGCCTGCTTGCCGGCGGTGTCGCGGCGCGGCTGGACAAGGTCGATGGCGTTGCCCATGAGGGTTTTGCGGTGCTGGAGCCTGTGCATGCCTTTCTCGGCGACGTCCTGGGGACGGAGGCCGGCCAATGACACGTCTTACGGAAATCACGATCCGCGGCGATAGCGCCGCGCGCGGCCTTACTTACGGGAAAGCCGCATCCGCCCTGATAAACAGCGCGTTGGGGACCTACAGGGCTTTTTTCGCCAAGCGCGGCGTGGACTGGCCTGAGGCCCTGACGACGGCAGCGGCCTTTCGAAATTGCATTGAGGACTATGCTCCGGAAGCCGCGGTCGAGATCGAGGCAATTGCCAAAGGCAGTGACCAGCATCCCGATGCGATCGTTCTCCTCAATGCCCGAACGGAGATCCTGTATTGGCGTGCAAGCCGCGCCAAAACGCCGACCACCGAGGTCGCGGATGCCGCGGATGAATGCACCGGCGCGATCATTCTGCCGGAAGCGAGTGCGTCCGGTACCCTGCTTCACGCCCAGAATTGGGACTGGATGCCGGAGGTGGCCGACCACACGATTGCACTACGTATTCTCGATCATGACGGACCCAACGCGCTTCACTTCCTGGAAGCAGGCCAACTGGCGCGTCACGGCATGAACGAACTCGGTCTCGCCATTTCGGCTATGGGGCTGCATTCGGACAGGGATTACGGCCGCCTCGGGGTGCCAAGCCCGGTCCTGCGGCGGAACATGGTTCATTCCAGGTCGTTGGGCGAGGCGCTCGGCCTTGCCTATACAAGCGAACCGTCCTTTTCCCACGCCCTGGCGGCAAGCCATGCCGACGGTGCCGCCTTTATCCTGGAAGCGGCTCCCGGCGTTACGGAGTGGCTCGCTCCGGAAAATGGCGTCCTGACCCATGCGAACCATTTCAAGAGCGAGGTTGCCCGGCTGCGCTTGCGGGATGTCAATCTGGCGCGGTGCCCGGACAGTCTGACGCGGGACCTGCGTGTTCGCCAGGTGCTCGCGGGGGGCGGCGGAAAAGTCGATCGGCAGCGGCTGGAAGCTGCGCTGCTCGATACGGCGGACCGGCCCGGCAGCGTTCTGCGTGCGCCTGCCGCGCGCCAGGGCGGGCTGGCGTCGGCAACGCTCTACACACTGATCATGGAGCCGGAAAAACAACGGGCCTGGCTGGCCATGCGGCCATACCGCGACCCTCAGTTCGAGCAATACGACATCACTCCTTGATGCCGAAAAACCAACCAGAGAGGGAAGCATGGGAAAGCATATCAAAAGCGCGTTGTTTGCAACCGCATTTGCACTGGCGTCTGGCGCCGCCAATGCGAGCGAGATTACGGTTTCGCTCCCGGGTGACATCCGGTCGATAGACTTCGGCGTCAACCGGGACGCCAACACCGATACGGTGTTGCACCATATCGTGGAGGCGCTTGTCGCCTACAGGAACGACCTCTCCGTAGGTCCGATGCTGGCGGAGTCCTGGGAGGTTTCCGAGGACGGGCGGAGCTATACCTTCACCCTTCGCAAGGGCGCCGTCTTCCATAACGGCGAACCGGTGACGGCCCGGGAAGTCAAGTGGTCGTGGGACCGTCTGCTCGACAAGAATACCGGCTTCCTGTGCCGGAGCTGGTTCAAGGGCGGCAGCCTCGGCATCGACATCACGTCCATCGAAGTGCTCGATGACCGCCATGTCCGCTTTACCCTAGACGAACCCAACGGCCTGTTCCTGACGCGCATGGCCCACAAGGTCTGCCTGTCGGGCATCGTTCATCCGGATTCCGTCGGGGAGGGCGGCAAGCTGGAGAAACTGATCGCGACCGGCCCCTTCACGCTCGGCGAACATCGCAAGGGACAATATGTCCGCCTCGACCGCTTCGACGGCTATGTGCCGCTCGACACGCCCCGCGACGGATACTCAGGAAGCCGGGAGACTTTTGTCGACAGCGTCCGGTTTCTGGTCACGCCGGATGCGGCCGCGGCGAAGACCGCGTTGCTCGCCGGTGATATCGATGTCCTGCCCCGTCTCGATCTGAGCACCCTTGCCGAAGTGGAAGGCACGGAAGGCTTGAGCGTTCAGACCGTCGCGACGCCGGAATGGGAAGTTCTGATGATGCAGAACACCGATCCGCTCCTGTCGGACCGGCGCTTGCGCCAGGCCATCGGCCACGCAATCGACATCGACGCATTGACCGCGGGCGCAACCAATGGCCTCGGCAAGCCGAACCCCTCCGCTGTGCCGCGGGCCTCGTCCTATTTCGGGCCGGCCTTCGCCGAAGGGCTTGGATACGATCCGGACAAGGCGAAAGCGCTTCTGGCTGAGGCCGGATATGACGGACGGCCGTTGAAGCTGGTGACAAACGCGACCTATCCCTTCGACAATATCGCGGCCATCGCCATCCAGAGCATGCTTCAGCAAGCCGGCATCAATGTGGAGCTGGACGTGCTCGACTGGGCCAGCCAGTACGCCGCCTACAAGGAAGGCAAGTTCCAGATGATGGTCATGGGCTTTTCCGCCCGCAGCGATCCCACCCTGATGATGAATGTCGTTGTCGGCGACAAGGTCAGCCGCGGCAACGCCATTGTCGACGCGCTCGAGATCGTCGAGCTAGTCAACCAGTCGGGCGTTGCCACCGATCCCGAAACGCGGGCTGACCTTTTCCGCAAGGCGCATTCCCTGATTGTCGAAGACGCTTCTGTGATCGGCCTCTTCAACCCGGCGCGGGCCGTCGGCCTGAATGCCGGGGTCGAGGGCTTCGAACTCTGGCCGCTGGAGTCACCCCGCTTGTGGGGCGTCCGGACCTCCGGCGAATAAGACGACGACCAGGTTCTCCAGGGAGATAGTGCATGTGGGCCTATGCTTTGAAACGGGTGATATCGGCCATACCGATACTCATCCTTGCGTCGATCATGGTGTTCGGCCTGATGCGTCTCATTCCGGGAGACCCGGCACTGCTGTTCATCGGCGATATCGATGATCCGGCGGCGCTGGAGGCCAAGCGCAGGGAGCTTGGCCTCGACCAGTCCCTGGTCACGCAATATCTGACCTGGGCGGCGGCACTGCTGCGGGGCGACTTTGGCGTTTCGGTGCAAACGGGACGTGCGGTTCTCGACGAGATCCGGGCCGCCTTTCCGGTCACCGCCATCGTCGTCCTGACCGCAACGGTCATCGCGGGTTTCATTGCCATTCCAGCCGGTATTGTTGCCGGCTGGAAGCAAAACACGAAGACCGACGCCTCGATCGTGGGCATCGCCACGCTTTGCCTTTCGGTTCCCGGTTTCTGGACGGCTCTTTTGCTTCTGACGTTCTTTGG comes from Stappia sp. 28M-7 and encodes:
- a CDS encoding aminotransferase encodes the protein MTIPFNNTASSRFLHGFTDLATLEKNGPVVVTQGEGIYVQDTTGKRYLDANSGLWNAVAGFDHPELIETMVAQTRKFPTYHAFFGRVPEPAVALADKLIEVSPFDRGKVYFTNSGSEANDTMVKMLWMLNRARGKPERRKIVTRVNSYHGVTVATASMTGKAYNGHFGLPLPDFLHADCPHYWRYGEAGESEGDFTARMARNLEDLIHREGPDTIAGFFAEPVMGAGGVIPPSKGYFEAIRPILRKYDIPLIADEVICGFGRTGEMWGSDTYRMEPDAIIASKCITAGYFPMGAILLSGPLADDIMDVSRTIEEFPHGFTAGAHPVGCAVALKAIDLIRNGGLLDNVRRVAPQFNAHLARLAKHPNIGEARGIGLMGALELVADKALKTPLPADLQVSERLANEALRNGLIVRPLGASIVLAPPFISRNEDIDAIFQLLESSLDNVLAKV
- a CDS encoding diaminopropionate ammonia-lyase, whose product is MQVFKNPLRGQGLGGEDALTAGDVVIDTTLPRAVFSAWDGFSATPLISAPQLAAAAGVGTVWLKNETVRLDLGSFKALGGAYAVARVIMKAAGLEGIAGARELHQAPARFIAAGMTFLTASAGNHGIAVAAGARQFGAKARIFLNETVPESFRRRLESLGAEVDRTSSTYYDSLAAAREAADRGEGILLSDTTWPGYTDLPRFIMQGYAIMLEEAAAALTEAPTHIFLQAGVGGLACALAAKTRAIWGNSVCVVVVEPDRAACLKTSVETGRSVVFEGPVSNMGRLDCKEPSLTALRLLAREADYFATISDEEAEAAVRMVAGAGLATTPSGAAGVAGLLGSAEAGLSLSASSRLLCIISETTAP
- a CDS encoding alpha/beta fold hydrolase, with the protein product MAESYRDAFVALADKLGAVVLAPLFPCGIEGPDDTESYKFCVTPKTRFDLVLLAMVDELNSRMQGTLAVDRFALFGYSGGGQFAHRFAYLHAQRLAALSIGAPGKVTLMDDTLPWWRGLAGLEALAGQPLALEYLRKLPVQLVIGDADDQETDVATAPGSPHWMEGINEAGLNRLALMDSLRASLLAGGVAARLDKVDGVAHEGFAVLEPVHAFLGDVLGTEAGQ
- a CDS encoding C45 family peptidase is translated as MTRLTEITIRGDSAARGLTYGKAASALINSALGTYRAFFAKRGVDWPEALTTAAAFRNCIEDYAPEAAVEIEAIAKGSDQHPDAIVLLNARTEILYWRASRAKTPTTEVADAADECTGAIILPEASASGTLLHAQNWDWMPEVADHTIALRILDHDGPNALHFLEAGQLARHGMNELGLAISAMGLHSDRDYGRLGVPSPVLRRNMVHSRSLGEALGLAYTSEPSFSHALAASHADGAAFILEAAPGVTEWLAPENGVLTHANHFKSEVARLRLRDVNLARCPDSLTRDLRVRQVLAGGGGKVDRQRLEAALLDTADRPGSVLRAPAARQGGLASATLYTLIMEPEKQRAWLAMRPYRDPQFEQYDITP
- a CDS encoding ABC transporter substrate-binding protein; the protein is MGKHIKSALFATAFALASGAANASEITVSLPGDIRSIDFGVNRDANTDTVLHHIVEALVAYRNDLSVGPMLAESWEVSEDGRSYTFTLRKGAVFHNGEPVTAREVKWSWDRLLDKNTGFLCRSWFKGGSLGIDITSIEVLDDRHVRFTLDEPNGLFLTRMAHKVCLSGIVHPDSVGEGGKLEKLIATGPFTLGEHRKGQYVRLDRFDGYVPLDTPRDGYSGSRETFVDSVRFLVTPDAAAAKTALLAGDIDVLPRLDLSTLAEVEGTEGLSVQTVATPEWEVLMMQNTDPLLSDRRLRQAIGHAIDIDALTAGATNGLGKPNPSAVPRASSYFGPAFAEGLGYDPDKAKALLAEAGYDGRPLKLVTNATYPFDNIAAIAIQSMLQQAGINVELDVLDWASQYAAYKEGKFQMMVMGFSARSDPTLMMNVVVGDKVSRGNAIVDALEIVELVNQSGVATDPETRADLFRKAHSLIVEDASVIGLFNPARAVGLNAGVEGFELWPLESPRLWGVRTSGE